In the genome of Mesorhizobium sp. NBSH29, the window AACTTGCAGCTCCTGTTGCGCATATCTGGTTCTTGAAGTCGCTGCCTTCGCGCATCGGCACGCTGCTCGACATGACCTTGAAGGACATTGAGCGCGTTCTCTATTTCGAGAACTACATCGTGACCGAACCTGGCTTGACCTCGTTGAAGGAAAACCAGCTTCTTTCCGAAGAAGAGTTCCAGATCGCTGTTGATGAGTTCGGTGAAGACAGCTTCACCGCCATGATCGGTGCTGAGGCAATTCACGATCTTTTGGCCAGCATGGACCTTGAAAAGATCGCAGGAAACCTGCGTTCCGATCTTGCCACGACCACTTCGGAACTGAAGCAGAAGAAACTGCTGAAGCGCCTGAAGGTCGTCGAGAACTTCATGGAATCAGGCAACCGTCCTGAGTGGATGATCATGAAGATCGTCCCCGTCATTCCACCGGACCTGCGTCCGCTGGTGCCACTGGATGGTGGTCGTTTCGCGACGTCGGATCTCAACGATCTGTACCGCCGTGTTATCAACCGTAACAACCGCCTGAAGCGCCTGATTGAACTGCGTGCGCCCGGCATCATTATCCGTAACGAGAAGCGCATGCTTCAGGAGGCCGTCGACGCTTTGTTCGACAATGGTCGCCGTGGCCGCGTCATCACCGGTGCCAACAAGCGTCCTTTGAAGTCGCTGTCCGACATGCTCAAGGGCAAGCAGGGCCGCTTCCGTCAGAACCTGCTCGGCAAGCGCGTCGATTACTCTGGCCGTTCGGTTATCGTGACCGGTCCAGAATTGAAGCTGCACCAGTGCGGTCTGCCAAAGAAGATGGCGCTCGAACTGTTCAAGCCGTTCATCTATGCCCGTCTCGACGCGAAGGGATATTCCTCGACCGTCAAGCAGGCAAAGAAGCTGGTTGAAAAGGAAAAGCCGGAAGTCTGGGATATTCTGGACGAGGTTATCCGCGAGCATCCAGTTCTGCTCAACCGCGCGCCAACGCTTCACCGTCTTGGAATTCAGGCGTTTGAGCCCATTCTGATTGAAGGCAAGGCAATCCAGCTTCATCCGCTGGTCTGTACCGCTTTCAACGCCGACTTTGACGGCGATCAGATGGCTGTTCACGTGCCGCTTTCGCTGGAAGCTCAGCTTGAAGCACGCGTTCTGATGATGTCGACCAACAACATCCTGCACCCTGCCTCCGGCGCACCAATCATCGTGCCGTCACAGGACATGGTTCTGGGTCTTTATTACCTGTCGATCGTCAACCAGAACGAACCAGGCGAAGGCATGGTGTTTGCCGATATGGGCGAACTCCAGCACGCGCTTGAAACAAAGGCTGTGACGCTCCACACCAAGATCCGTGGCCGCTTCAAGACCGTCGATGCCGAAGGCAAGCCGGTTTCGAAAGTCCATGACACGACACCAGGACGCATGATCATCGGCGAACTTTTGCCGAAGAACCACAATGTGCCCTACGAGACCGCAAACCAGGAGATGACCAAGAAGAACATCTCCAAGATGATCGACACGGTCTACCGCCACTGCGGTCAGAAAGAGACGGTCATTTTCTGCGATCGCATCATGTCGCTTGGCTTCGGTCACGCATGCCGCGCCGGTATTTCCTTCGGCAAGGATGACATGATCATTCCAGACGCCAAGGCCGAACTTGTTTCCAAGACAGAAGCATTGGCCAAGGAATATGAGCAGCAGTACAATGACGGCCTGATCACTCAGGGCGAAAAGTACAACAAGGTGGTTGATGCCTGGGCAAAGTGCTCGGAAATCGTTGCCGACAAGATGATGGAGCGCATTAAGGCGGTTGAGTTCAACGAAGATGGCCGTCAAAAGCCAATGAACTCGATCTACATGATGTCGCATTCCGGTGCGCGTGGTTCGCCAACCCAGATGCGTCAGCTTGCTGGTATGCGCGGTCTGATGGCAAAGCCTTCGGGCGAAATCATCGAAACGCCGATCATCTCGAACTTCAAGGAAGGTCTGACCGTTCTTGAATACTTCAACTCCACCCACGGTGCCCGTAAGGGTCTTGCCGATACCGCGTTGAAGACAGCTAACTCCGGCTACCTGACGCGTCGTCTTGTTGACGTCGCACAGGATTGCATCGTCAATTCACTGGATTGCGGCACCGATAAGGGCCTGACAATGCAGCCAATTGTTGATGCTGGTCAGGTTGTGGCTTCTCTCGGCCAGCGCGTTCTTGGACGTACTGCACTTGATGACATCAACCATCCGGTAACGGGTGACCTGATCGTCAAGGCAGGCACGTTGATGGACGAGCGTGATGTTGAGCTGATCGAAAATGCGAGTGTTCAGACCATCCGCATCCGTTCGGCGCTGACTTGCGAAATCCGCACCGGCGTTTGCGCGATCTGCTACGGACGCGATCTGGCACGCGGTACCCCGGTCAACCAGGGTGAAGCTGTCGGCGTCATCGCGGCGCAGTCGATCGGCGAGCCGGGCACTCAGCTCACCATGCGTACCTTCCACATGGGCGGTACCGCACAGGTTGTTGATAGCTCGTTCCTCGAAGCGTCTTATAAAGGCAAGGTCGAGATCCGTAACCGCAATGTGGTTCGCAACTCTGACGGCAACCTCGTGGTGATGGGCCGTAACATGGCCATCCTGATCCTCGACGAAGCCGGCAAGGAACGTGCATCGCACCGCGTCACCTACGGTTCGCGTATCTTCGTGGACGACAAGGACACCGTGAAGCGCGGCCAGCGCGTTGCCGAATGGGATCCATACACCCGCCCGATGATGACCGAAATCGAGGGCACCGTGTCCTACGAGGATCTGGTCGATGGTATTTCCGTTCAGGAAACCGCCGACGAATCCACCGGTATCACCAAGCGCGAAGTCATCGACTGGCGTTCAACGCCACGCGGTACGGACCTCAAGCCTTCGATCGTCATTCTCGACGAAAAGGGCAAGATCGGTAAATTGGCCAAGGGCGGCGAAGCACGCTTCCAGCTCTCGGTTGAAGCCATTCTCTCGGTCGAGCCAGGCTCAAAGGTGCGTCCCGGCGACGTTCTGGCGCGTATCCCGATGGAAAGCGCCAAGACCAAGGACATCACCGGTGGTCTGCCACGTGTTGCTGAATTGTTCGAAGCACGTCGTCCGAAGGACCATGCCATCATCGCAGAGATCGATGGTACGATCCGCTTCGGTCGCGACTACAAGAACAAGCGCCGCATCATCATCGAGCCGCATGACTCGGCCATGGAGCCTGTTGAGTATCTGATCCCCAAGGGCAAGCCGTTCCATCTTCAGGATGGCGACGCGATCGAAAAGGGCGATTACATCCTCGATGGCAACCCGGCACCGCACGACATTCTGGCGATCAAGGGCGTGGAGGCTCTGGCTTCCTACCTCGTGAACGAGATCCAGGAAGTCTATCGTCTGCAGGGCGTTCTGATCAACGACAAGCACATCGAAGTGATTGTTCGTCAGATGCTGCAAAAGGTCGAAATCACGGTTCAGGGCGATTCAACCTACATTCCGGGCGATCATGTCGATGTGATCGAGCTGGATGAGGTCAATGAGCGCCTGGTCGAAGATGGCAAGAAGCCAGCTGAAGGCCTGCCGGTTCTGCTTGGTATCACCAAGGCATCGCTGCAGACGCCAAGCTTCATCTCGGCCGCTTCCTTCCAGGAAACGACCCGCGTGTTGACCGAAGCGGCTGTGGCCGG includes:
- the rpoC gene encoding DNA-directed RNA polymerase subunit beta' — protein: MNQEVMNLFNPQAPAQVFDSIRISLASPEKILSWSFGEIKKPETINYRTFKPERDGLFCARIFGPIKDYECLCGKYKRMKYKGVICEKCGVEVTLSRVRRERMGHIELAAPVAHIWFLKSLPSRIGTLLDMTLKDIERVLYFENYIVTEPGLTSLKENQLLSEEEFQIAVDEFGEDSFTAMIGAEAIHDLLASMDLEKIAGNLRSDLATTTSELKQKKLLKRLKVVENFMESGNRPEWMIMKIVPVIPPDLRPLVPLDGGRFATSDLNDLYRRVINRNNRLKRLIELRAPGIIIRNEKRMLQEAVDALFDNGRRGRVITGANKRPLKSLSDMLKGKQGRFRQNLLGKRVDYSGRSVIVTGPELKLHQCGLPKKMALELFKPFIYARLDAKGYSSTVKQAKKLVEKEKPEVWDILDEVIREHPVLLNRAPTLHRLGIQAFEPILIEGKAIQLHPLVCTAFNADFDGDQMAVHVPLSLEAQLEARVLMMSTNNILHPASGAPIIVPSQDMVLGLYYLSIVNQNEPGEGMVFADMGELQHALETKAVTLHTKIRGRFKTVDAEGKPVSKVHDTTPGRMIIGELLPKNHNVPYETANQEMTKKNISKMIDTVYRHCGQKETVIFCDRIMSLGFGHACRAGISFGKDDMIIPDAKAELVSKTEALAKEYEQQYNDGLITQGEKYNKVVDAWAKCSEIVADKMMERIKAVEFNEDGRQKPMNSIYMMSHSGARGSPTQMRQLAGMRGLMAKPSGEIIETPIISNFKEGLTVLEYFNSTHGARKGLADTALKTANSGYLTRRLVDVAQDCIVNSLDCGTDKGLTMQPIVDAGQVVASLGQRVLGRTALDDINHPVTGDLIVKAGTLMDERDVELIENASVQTIRIRSALTCEIRTGVCAICYGRDLARGTPVNQGEAVGVIAAQSIGEPGTQLTMRTFHMGGTAQVVDSSFLEASYKGKVEIRNRNVVRNSDGNLVVMGRNMAILILDEAGKERASHRVTYGSRIFVDDKDTVKRGQRVAEWDPYTRPMMTEIEGTVSYEDLVDGISVQETADESTGITKREVIDWRSTPRGTDLKPSIVILDEKGKIGKLAKGGEARFQLSVEAILSVEPGSKVRPGDVLARIPMESAKTKDITGGLPRVAELFEARRPKDHAIIAEIDGTIRFGRDYKNKRRIIIEPHDSAMEPVEYLIPKGKPFHLQDGDAIEKGDYILDGNPAPHDILAIKGVEALASYLVNEIQEVYRLQGVLINDKHIEVIVRQMLQKVEITVQGDSTYIPGDHVDVIELDEVNERLVEDGKKPAEGLPVLLGITKASLQTPSFISAASFQETTRVLTEAAVAGKTDMLQGLKENVIVGRLIPAGTGGTMSQIRRIATARDELILDERRKNSGAETADAMLVDMTNAAE